In Symphalangus syndactylus isolate Jambi chromosome 6, NHGRI_mSymSyn1-v2.1_pri, whole genome shotgun sequence, a genomic segment contains:
- the RPS3 gene encoding small ribosomal subunit protein uS3, translating into MAVQISKKRKFVADGIFKAELNEFLTRELAEDGYSGVEVRVTPTRTEIIILATRTQNVLGEKGRRIRELTAVVQKRFGFPEGSVELYAEKVATRGLCAIAQAESLRYKLLGGLAVRRACYGVLRFIMESGAKGCEVVVSGKLRGQRAKSMKFVDGLMIHSGDPVNYYVDTAVRHVLLRQGVLGIKVKIMLPWDPTGKIGPKKPLPDHVSIVEPKDEILPTTPISEQKGGKPEPPAMPQPVPTA; encoded by the exons ATGGCCGTGCAAATTTCCAAGAAGAGGAAG TTTGTCGCTGATGGCATCTTCAAAGCTGAACTGAATGAGTTTCTTACTCGGGAGCTGGCTGAAGATGGCTACTCTGGAGTTGAAGTGCGAGTTACACCAACCAGGACAGAAATCATTATCTTAGCCACCAG AACACAGAATGTTCTTGGTGAGAAGGGCCGGCGGATTCGGGAACTGACTGCTGTAGTTCAGAAGAGGTTTGGCTTTCCAGAGGGCAGTGTAGAG CTTTACGCTGAAAAGGTGGCCACTAGAGGTCTGTGTGCCATTGCCCAGGCAGAGTCTCTGCGTTACAAACTCCTAGGAGGGCTTGCTGTGCGGAG GGCCTGCTATGGTGTGCTGCGGTTCATTATGGAGAGTGGGGCCAAAGGCTGCGAGGTCGTGGTGTCTGGGAAACTCCGAGGACAGAGGGCTAAATCCATGAAGTTTGTGGATGGCCTGATGATCCACAGCGGAGACCCTGTTAACTACTACGTTGATACTGCTGTGCGCCACGTGTTGCTCAGACAGG GTGTGCTGGGCATCAAGGTGAAGATCATGCTGCCCTGGGACCCAACTGGTAAGATTGGCCCTAAGAAGCCCCTGCCTGACCACGTGAGCATCGTGGAACCCAAAGATGAGATACTGCCCACCACCCCCATCTCAGAACAGAAGGGTGGGAAGCCAGAGCCACCTGCCATGCCCCAGCCAGTCCCCACAGCATAA